The following proteins come from a genomic window of Galactobacillus timonensis:
- a CDS encoding HAD family hydrolase, which translates to MKTLFLFDFDGTVMNTEPAILASFRHLFETYRTVDEFTPQLQVEVLGPSLQTEIPKLFPDEDANKLIPEYIEYQKTQARRLIHPFDGAKELLSYLQKHNVPTGIFTTRLHQSLVEILKEQGMGDCFSILIGRDDVEKEKPDPEGIRKAMATLGTERCVYTGDSAMDVLAGRAAGAFTIGIVTNEGKRSAIVNAGPDAVITHLDEIYGLIDTHPQWIG; encoded by the coding sequence ATGAAGACCCTGTTCCTCTTCGACTTTGACGGTACGGTGATGAACACGGAACCTGCCATTCTCGCAAGCTTCCGCCACCTCTTCGAAACCTATCGCACCGTTGATGAATTTACGCCGCAGCTTCAGGTTGAAGTGCTCGGACCATCGCTGCAGACCGAAATACCGAAGCTCTTCCCCGACGAAGATGCAAATAAACTGATTCCCGAATACATCGAATACCAGAAGACACAGGCGCGCCGCCTCATCCATCCATTCGACGGCGCGAAGGAATTACTGTCATATCTGCAGAAACATAACGTACCTACCGGCATCTTTACGACACGGCTCCATCAAAGCCTGGTCGAGATCCTGAAGGAACAGGGCATGGGAGACTGTTTCTCCATACTGATCGGACGCGATGATGTAGAGAAGGAGAAGCCAGATCCCGAAGGCATACGTAAGGCAATGGCGACGCTTGGCACAGAGAGATGCGTCTATACCGGCGACAGCGCTATGGACGTGCTGGCAGGCAGGGCTGCCGGTGCCTTCACCATCGGTATCGTGACCAATGAAGGCAAGCGTTCGGCCATCGTCAATGCCGGTCCTGACGCAGTTATTACGCATCTTGACGAGATATATGGACTCATCGATACCCATCCTCAGTGGATTGGGTAG
- a CDS encoding InlB B-repeat-containing protein, with translation MSRNNHSHHFDHSLFIMRILLCGVLALTYAPVSVHAEDGDTVSDTETVTQPDDGSQDTGDEQSTEPDKDSEAVPTVDASEDTPAPQPTITPAPESTAAATTAPQPEVTAEAESTAASQMTAAPSETPAPAPSAEAVEPTMETDPMPSIDASVTADNGVTAIIHADEGTFPAGTTVTVTTVSEEEAAAAAADLLGKDVIDAAAVDITFHDGSGNEVEPADGRNVQVTLQTAAYVAGDNYEVVHIKEDGSAEAVNSVQQVTDSSAQFSADSFSIYAIVGTDDIPFETYEFYDGETLISSQTVKKGDTLLEPEAPSHGDTAAFLGWADVSGNLFHDFGTIDNVSQNDAVIRLHAQFQDSIYLYYYDQYDNLIESQAVAPDSTVKIEPDAPLIQVQPLTQCQDGWSTEKNGTKGVSGEYHVGKTSVNLYPILKEGYWISFETNSDSSIARQFIAKNATNENRKAAKPDPDPVKEGYVFDQWYTDQDLTTPYDFHADVTQPMTLYAGYKPATDTEYTVRYWLEYQKEPGGGVGDGTWDYKMIAQEVLKGTTGAKAQFDEQLIYHEPYGEPVDGYELNTERTPKDSNDPARPAIAADGSTIFNVYYRCKTYNLSITVPKADGTKESLQYDQVKYSSDLTNFWKAVFAIRPEDELFDGTHRFVFPYKSGSEFVEVPSNLLLMPSMNVSMTQQVYGGDNSFYELYLETLHGKAPAGKEAVTNTSIRKDGDTRTYYLKSVDQFSSGTYGGFDATTTDYPGFSPNIAYSDGHYHTFGAGNAQIWFRYPEDWFHSTNGEGNYHVARNSDGSQHMYNGKDDPIRVYYKRNSYPLNFHTDGGPDAASQSVLYEDDLHQYQPASYVKGTTKKKEGNEEFVFAGWYVDQQLTKPFDFNTTMPHNEIDLYAKWVPESYTVTFDTGEGTAVEPDTNVEYGHSISKPADPSCVGYVFLGWTFNGKPFNFASGITADTTLKAEWRSIDAWQVRYDLNGGTAGHEITDDTWYYEDAGIPVASASGIKAPAGKVFIGWKSSGDGKIYYPNATAPMKHSDVMSVDALTATFTRSSFGMTLTAQWGDIQKTTQLTYDFNFGRFGVKTSGSVDSSVTVSQLPENSQITLAGIGVLMDLSKVPSNWMFTGWYKDAACTDGPYTEVLVDSADPSANRLYAGWRQNDSGSSGSSTSSTASSKPVAAKRMFFPLTSASPRFVPKTGVEGPDESGN, from the coding sequence ATGAGTCGCAACAATCATTCACATCATTTTGATCATTCTCTTTTCATTATGCGGATTCTGTTATGCGGCGTCCTGGCACTGACGTATGCGCCGGTTTCTGTCCATGCGGAAGACGGCGATACAGTCAGCGACACGGAAACAGTTACGCAGCCCGATGACGGCAGCCAGGACACCGGCGACGAACAAAGTACGGAGCCAGATAAAGACAGTGAAGCTGTTCCCACGGTTGACGCCAGTGAAGATACACCGGCACCGCAGCCGACGATAACGCCTGCACCCGAAAGTACAGCGGCAGCGACCACTGCACCACAGCCAGAGGTCACTGCAGAAGCGGAAAGTACCGCAGCATCGCAGATGACGGCAGCTCCCTCAGAAACACCTGCGCCGGCACCATCGGCAGAGGCAGTAGAACCGACGATGGAAACGGATCCGATGCCTTCCATTGACGCATCGGTCACGGCAGATAATGGTGTAACAGCAATCATTCATGCGGATGAAGGCACTTTCCCCGCCGGCACTACCGTAACAGTAACAACCGTATCTGAAGAGGAGGCTGCGGCTGCCGCAGCGGATCTGTTAGGGAAAGACGTTATCGATGCGGCCGCTGTCGACATTACCTTCCATGATGGCAGTGGCAATGAAGTGGAACCCGCCGATGGCAGAAATGTGCAGGTTACGCTGCAGACAGCTGCATACGTTGCCGGAGATAATTATGAAGTTGTCCACATTAAAGAAGACGGATCGGCAGAGGCGGTGAATTCGGTTCAGCAGGTCACAGACAGTTCGGCACAGTTTTCTGCCGACAGCTTCTCCATCTATGCCATCGTCGGAACGGACGATATTCCTTTCGAAACCTATGAATTCTATGATGGCGAAACACTGATATCGTCGCAGACCGTTAAGAAAGGTGACACGCTGCTGGAGCCGGAGGCTCCTTCCCATGGCGATACGGCAGCGTTCCTTGGCTGGGCGGATGTTTCCGGAAATCTGTTCCATGACTTTGGAACAATTGACAATGTTTCACAGAACGATGCCGTAATCCGGCTTCATGCCCAATTTCAGGACAGCATCTATCTTTATTACTACGATCAGTATGACAATCTGATCGAGAGTCAGGCAGTTGCACCGGATTCAACAGTGAAAATTGAACCAGATGCGCCGCTCATTCAGGTGCAGCCCCTGACGCAGTGCCAGGATGGCTGGAGCACAGAAAAGAATGGTACCAAAGGTGTTTCGGGCGAATATCATGTTGGAAAAACGTCGGTGAACCTCTATCCGATTTTAAAAGAAGGATACTGGATCAGCTTTGAAACCAACAGCGACTCTTCTATTGCGCGTCAGTTCATCGCCAAAAATGCAACGAATGAAAACAGAAAAGCAGCGAAGCCGGATCCGGATCCGGTCAAGGAAGGTTATGTCTTTGATCAGTGGTACACCGATCAGGATCTGACAACGCCGTATGACTTTCATGCGGATGTGACACAGCCGATGACGCTCTATGCCGGCTATAAGCCTGCGACAGATACGGAATATACGGTCCGTTACTGGCTGGAATATCAGAAGGAACCCGGCGGCGGCGTTGGTGACGGTACATGGGACTATAAGATGATTGCCCAGGAAGTTCTCAAGGGAACGACCGGAGCCAAGGCCCAATTTGATGAGCAGCTTATCTATCATGAACCGTATGGTGAACCCGTCGATGGATATGAACTGAATACGGAGCGTACACCAAAAGATTCGAACGATCCGGCAAGGCCTGCGATCGCGGCTGACGGATCGACCATCTTCAATGTCTACTATCGCTGCAAGACCTATAATCTTTCGATTACGGTTCCAAAGGCGGATGGAACCAAGGAATCTCTGCAGTACGATCAGGTGAAATATTCTTCCGATTTGACGAACTTCTGGAAGGCAGTATTTGCCATTCGCCCGGAAGATGAGCTCTTTGATGGAACGCACCGGTTTGTATTTCCCTATAAGAGTGGGTCTGAATTTGTGGAAGTGCCGTCGAATCTCCTCTTAATGCCGTCGATGAATGTTTCGATGACACAGCAGGTATATGGCGGAGACAATTCCTTTTATGAATTATATTTGGAAACACTGCATGGCAAAGCACCGGCTGGGAAAGAAGCTGTAACGAATACTTCAATTCGTAAAGATGGTGACACAAGAACCTATTACCTCAAGAGCGTAGATCAGTTCAGCAGCGGCACGTATGGCGGATTTGATGCGACAACGACAGATTATCCTGGCTTCTCACCGAACATCGCCTACTCCGACGGTCATTATCATACCTTTGGCGCTGGTAATGCGCAGATCTGGTTCCGGTATCCGGAAGACTGGTTCCATAGCACGAATGGTGAAGGGAACTATCACGTGGCACGGAATTCAGATGGCAGTCAGCATATGTACAACGGTAAAGATGATCCGATCAGGGTCTATTACAAGCGCAACAGTTATCCGTTGAACTTCCATACAGATGGGGGTCCGGATGCAGCGTCACAATCCGTGCTGTATGAAGATGATCTGCATCAGTATCAGCCAGCTTCTTATGTCAAAGGAACGACAAAGAAGAAGGAGGGGAATGAGGAGTTTGTCTTCGCTGGATGGTATGTGGATCAGCAGCTGACAAAGCCGTTTGATTTCAATACGACGATGCCGCATAACGAAATTGATCTGTATGCAAAATGGGTGCCGGAATCCTATACCGTCACCTTCGATACGGGAGAAGGCACAGCGGTTGAGCCGGATACGAATGTAGAATACGGACATAGCATTTCCAAGCCTGCGGATCCTTCCTGTGTCGGCTATGTTTTCCTTGGCTGGACATTCAACGGGAAACCGTTTAACTTCGCATCCGGAATCACTGCCGATACGACATTGAAAGCCGAGTGGCGCAGCATCGACGCATGGCAGGTGAGGTATGACCTGAACGGCGGCACAGCCGGCCACGAGATAACGGATGATACCTGGTACTACGAGGATGCCGGTATTCCGGTCGCTTCCGCATCCGGTATCAAGGCCCCGGCAGGAAAGGTGTTCATCGGCTGGAAATCCAGCGGCGACGGAAAGATTTATTATCCAAATGCGACGGCGCCTATGAAGCACAGCGATGTGATGTCGGTTGATGCGCTGACGGCCACATTTACCCGCAGCAGCTTCGGCATGACGCTCACTGCACAATGGGGCGATATCCAGAAGACGACACAGCTGACCTATGACTTTAACTTTGGCCGCTTCGGTGTAAAAACGAGTGGCTCTGTTGATTCCTCGGTTACAGTTTCGCAGCTGCCGGAGAACAGCCAGATTACGCTGGCCGGCATCGGAGTCCTGATGGACCTGAGCAAAGTTCCTTCAAACTGGATGTTTACGGGCTGGTATAAAGATGCCGCTTGCACTGACGGGCCTTATACGGAGGTGCTTGTAGATTCGGCGGATCCTTCCGCAAACCGTCTCTATGCCGGCTGGAGGCAGAACGATTCCGGAAGTTCGGGTTCATCGACGTCTTCCACTGCTTCTTCGAAACCGGTCGCAGCCAAAAGAATGTTCTTCCCGCTGACGTCCGCTTCACCGCGCTTTGTGCCGAAGACCGGTGTTGAAGGGCCGGATGAAAGTGGAAATTAA
- a CDS encoding DUF4230 domain-containing protein: MKKFWTGFLCGALILAGVLFAGRTAINNWLNPKPTVDIAFVSSKMEDAAELTTQKLYYSGLVTVKEGSIPFITQKGFSMTYTAVVTAGIKDLSQAKITVDDAAKTVNVVLPASEILDVNVDESTIAFYDEKRALFNWTDKTDVTDAIQMANDDVTKHTDLMNSLKSNADSHAKEIVSGLLEGAVGDYSVAVSVQ, encoded by the coding sequence ATGAAAAAGTTTTGGACAGGATTTCTGTGCGGGGCACTGATTCTTGCCGGCGTTCTCTTTGCGGGCAGGACGGCGATCAATAACTGGCTGAATCCAAAGCCGACCGTGGACATAGCTTTTGTGTCTTCGAAGATGGAAGATGCGGCGGAGCTGACGACGCAGAAGTTGTATTATTCGGGTCTTGTGACGGTAAAGGAGGGAAGCATCCCCTTCATTACGCAGAAAGGTTTTTCGATGACCTATACCGCCGTTGTGACAGCGGGAATCAAGGATCTTTCCCAGGCAAAGATCACGGTGGATGATGCGGCAAAGACGGTCAATGTCGTTCTTCCGGCTTCAGAGATTCTCGATGTGAATGTTGACGAAAGTACGATCGCCTTTTACGATGAGAAGCGTGCGCTCTTTAACTGGACCGATAAAACAGATGTGACGGATGCCATTCAGATGGCGAATGACGATGTGACGAAACATACGGATCTGATGAACAGTCTGAAGTCGAATGCAGATTCGCATGCGAAAGAAATCGTCAGCGGCCTTCTGGAGGGAGCCGTCGGCGATTATTCGGTTGCGGTGAGTGTGCAGTAA
- the uvrA gene encoding excinuclease ABC subunit UvrA — protein sequence MEQKWIEIRGAKENNLKNISLNIPRNKMVVMTGLSGSGKTSLAFDTIYAEGQRRYVESLSAYARQFLGGVDKPDVESITGLSPAISIDQKTTSNNPRSTVGTVTEIYDYLRLLYARCGTPYCPNHNIPIQGQTITEMVNAVWKYPEGTKLTIMAPIIHDRKGAFKDRFQSLIKEGYVRVRVDGEMKMLEDDIELDKNKRHNIDVVVDRIVKKEDVRSRLSDSMETALKLTDGKVIVLANDEENLYSSTYACKICGFSVPNLEPRLFSFNAPLGACDVCHGLGFTEEVDLSLLIPDDSLSINQGGIRYFKNMVNTDVIEWQTFEILCNAYKIPLDQPIKKLTKKQMQIILHGSDKPVRYTITTSSGNEYKRFDYIEGIQDLIERRYAQSTSPMFRDWYHSFMVESPCPKCHGQRLNEQALSVRVGDKNIMQFTAMSVTQALTWLDGLKLSEEKTKIAEMVIKEIRSRLQFLKDVGLEYLTLDRLAGTLSGGEAQRIRLATQIGSKLSGVLYVLDEPSIGLHQRDNAKLIHTLKEMRDLGNSLIIVEHDEETMLASDWIVDIGPGAGIHGGQVMFNGTPQDLLKCDHSITGDYLSGRKMIPVPKLRRKGNGKFVEIFGASEHNLKHIDVKFPLGELVLVTGVSGSGKSTLVNEIFTKAVQKNIGLMKRVRPGKFDKITGLKNVDKIVQIDQSPIGRTPRSNPATYTGVFDDIRAVFAETPEAKLRGYDKGRFSFNTKGGRCEACQGDGVKVISMNFLPDVYVPCEVCHGKRYNEETLQVTFKGKNIFDVLDMSIEEALKLFENHPKIKNKLQTLVDVGLGYLKVGQSSTTLSGGEAQRVKLASELQKKATGKTVYVLDEPTTGLHTDDVNRLIAILQRIVDSGNTVLVIEHNLDVIKCADWIIDLGPEGGDGGGTIVAQGTPEEVAENPDSWTGKYLKKALEWAKEHETK from the coding sequence ATGGAACAGAAATGGATTGAAATCCGGGGAGCGAAGGAAAACAATCTGAAGAATATTTCCCTGAATATTCCCCGGAACAAGATGGTAGTCATGACGGGACTGTCCGGCTCGGGCAAGACGTCGCTTGCCTTCGATACCATTTATGCCGAAGGACAGCGGCGCTACGTTGAGTCGCTTTCTGCATATGCGCGGCAGTTTCTTGGCGGCGTTGACAAGCCGGATGTGGAGTCGATCACCGGCCTTTCGCCGGCCATTTCGATTGATCAGAAGACGACGTCCAACAACCCCCGTTCCACCGTCGGTACGGTGACGGAGATCTATGATTATCTGCGTCTTCTGTATGCGCGCTGCGGTACGCCGTACTGCCCGAATCACAACATCCCGATTCAGGGGCAGACGATTACGGAGATGGTCAACGCGGTCTGGAAGTATCCGGAGGGGACGAAGCTGACCATCATGGCGCCGATCATTCATGATCGTAAGGGTGCCTTCAAGGACCGTTTCCAGTCGCTGATCAAGGAAGGCTATGTCCGTGTCCGTGTCGATGGTGAAATGAAGATGCTCGAAGATGACATCGAGCTCGACAAGAACAAACGCCACAACATTGATGTCGTCGTGGACCGCATCGTGAAGAAGGAAGATGTGAGGTCGCGTCTGAGTGACTCGATGGAGACGGCGCTGAAGCTGACGGACGGCAAGGTGATTGTGCTGGCCAATGATGAGGAGAATCTCTATTCAAGCACCTATGCGTGCAAGATCTGCGGCTTCAGTGTGCCGAATCTGGAACCACGTCTTTTCTCGTTCAATGCGCCGCTGGGTGCGTGCGATGTGTGCCACGGCCTCGGCTTTACGGAGGAGGTGGATCTGAGCCTTCTGATTCCGGATGATTCCCTGAGCATCAACCAGGGCGGTATCCGCTACTTCAAGAACATGGTCAATACGGACGTCATCGAGTGGCAGACGTTCGAGATTCTGTGCAATGCCTACAAGATTCCGCTGGATCAGCCGATCAAGAAGCTGACCAAAAAACAGATGCAGATCATTCTGCACGGTTCGGACAAGCCGGTGCGCTATACGATCACGACGTCGAGCGGAAATGAATATAAGCGTTTTGATTATATTGAAGGCATTCAGGATCTGATTGAGCGGCGCTATGCCCAGAGTACGTCGCCGATGTTCCGGGACTGGTACCATTCGTTCATGGTTGAGAGTCCGTGTCCCAAGTGCCACGGGCAGCGTCTCAATGAGCAGGCGCTCAGTGTCCGTGTCGGAGACAAGAACATCATGCAGTTTACGGCCATGAGCGTGACGCAGGCGTTGACATGGCTCGATGGTCTGAAGCTGTCGGAAGAGAAGACGAAGATTGCGGAGATGGTGATCAAGGAGATCCGCAGCCGCCTCCAGTTTCTCAAGGATGTGGGTCTGGAATATCTGACGCTTGACCGTCTGGCCGGTACATTGTCGGGGGGCGAGGCGCAGCGGATCCGTCTTGCGACGCAGATCGGTTCGAAGCTGTCGGGTGTTCTCTATGTGCTTGATGAGCCATCCATCGGTCTTCATCAGCGTGACAATGCGAAGCTGATTCATACGCTGAAGGAGATGCGGGATCTAGGCAACTCTTTGATCATTGTTGAGCACGATGAAGAGACGATGCTGGCAAGTGACTGGATCGTTGACATTGGTCCCGGTGCCGGTATTCATGGCGGTCAGGTGATGTTCAACGGTACGCCGCAGGATCTGTTGAAGTGTGATCACTCCATCACCGGTGATTATCTTTCGGGAAGAAAGATGATCCCGGTGCCGAAGCTGAGGCGCAAGGGTAATGGGAAGTTTGTGGAGATCTTTGGCGCCTCGGAACATAACCTGAAGCATATTGATGTGAAGTTTCCGCTGGGTGAGCTTGTTCTGGTGACGGGTGTCTCGGGATCGGGCAAGTCGACGCTGGTCAATGAAATCTTTACGAAGGCGGTGCAGAAGAACATCGGTCTGATGAAGCGGGTGCGTCCGGGCAAATTCGACAAGATTACGGGTCTTAAGAACGTTGACAAGATTGTGCAGATTGATCAGTCGCCGATCGGCCGTACGCCGCGTTCCAATCCGGCGACCTATACCGGTGTGTTTGATGACATTCGTGCCGTGTTTGCGGAGACGCCAGAGGCGAAGCTGCGCGGCTATGACAAGGGCCGCTTCTCCTTCAATACGAAGGGCGGGCGCTGCGAAGCGTGCCAGGGCGATGGTGTGAAGGTCATTTCGATGAACTTTCTGCCGGATGTCTATGTGCCCTGTGAAGTGTGCCATGGCAAGCGTTATAACGAAGAGACGCTGCAGGTGACTTTCAAGGGCAAGAACATCTTCGATGTGCTGGATATGTCGATCGAGGAGGCGCTGAAGCTGTTCGAGAATCATCCCAAGATCAAGAACAAGCTGCAGACGCTGGTTGATGTCGGTCTGGGCTATCTGAAGGTTGGCCAGTCTTCGACGACGCTTTCGGGCGGTGAGGCGCAGCGCGTGAAGTTGGCCAGCGAGCTGCAAAAGAAGGCGACCGGCAAGACGGTATATGTCCTCGATGAGCCGACGACGGGTCTGCATACGGACGATGTGAACCGTCTGATTGCGATTCTGCAGCGGATCGTTGACAGCGGTAATACGGTACTTGTCATTGAACATAACCTTGATGTGATCAAGTGTGCGGACTGGATCATTGACCTTGGTCCGGAAGGCGGTGACGGCGGCGGTACGATCGTTGCCCAGGGTACGCCGGAGGAAGTGGCGGAAAACCCTGATTCATGGACCGGAAAGTATCTGAAGAAAGCTCTTGAATGGGCTAAGGAGCACGAAACGAAATGA
- a CDS encoding SH3 domain-containing protein, translating into MEREELNQLVEQARGGNSAAITSLVKAYHHQVKDKIRSAGVPEEDQKNAEIHSFSSAFAHISNLPQGGDFNSFLDGYVTKEIQKYMVASEQSISDILSGTDDDLSFGPFGSSPSSPDSPVKISAPQPQQPVEEQPEPVKPAKVSRPTVTEEDEDDEEEEEEKPRRLFGSKKKKVVEEEDEDDEEDEDEKPRGLFHRHKKQDDDEDDEDEEEEEEKPRRSARRKKVVEEDEDDDDEDYEEGGGIPGWLLGVLIGILAVVALALVLYIFVPKAYNGTFGKIPFLPSADVQETATPSATPTATIETTPTVEATATPDASADASATASSSSETTATASPAATATATATASTTTTGSAIGRATVNVSGLNIRSSASTGGSVVGTATSGQTYDVYSSTTSGGYTWYQIGNNQWIADNGSWVTYKAN; encoded by the coding sequence ATGGAACGTGAAGAGTTAAATCAGCTGGTTGAACAGGCACGCGGCGGCAACAGTGCCGCGATTACGTCGCTTGTCAAAGCATATCATCACCAGGTGAAGGATAAGATCCGCAGCGCAGGTGTACCGGAAGAGGATCAAAAGAATGCAGAGATCCATTCCTTCTCCAGCGCCTTTGCCCACATTTCCAATCTGCCGCAGGGCGGAGATTTCAATTCCTTCCTTGATGGCTATGTGACCAAGGAAATTCAGAAATATATGGTGGCTTCGGAACAGTCGATTTCCGATATTCTTTCGGGAACGGATGACGACCTGTCGTTCGGACCCTTCGGATCGTCTCCTTCGAGCCCCGATTCCCCCGTCAAGATCTCTGCTCCGCAGCCGCAGCAACCGGTCGAAGAACAGCCCGAGCCTGTTAAGCCTGCCAAAGTCTCCCGTCCCACGGTAACGGAAGAAGATGAGGACGACGAGGAAGAAGAGGAAGAAAAGCCGCGCCGCCTCTTTGGCTCAAAGAAGAAGAAAGTCGTCGAAGAAGAGGATGAAGATGACGAAGAGGATGAGGACGAGAAGCCCAGAGGCCTCTTCCATCGCCATAAGAAACAGGACGATGACGAAGATGACGAGGACGAAGAAGAGGAAGAAGAAAAACCCCGCCGCTCCGCACGCAGAAAGAAGGTCGTCGAAGAAGATGAAGACGACGATGATGAAGACTACGAAGAGGGTGGTGGAATACCGGGATGGCTGCTTGGCGTACTGATCGGCATCCTTGCCGTCGTAGCTCTTGCCCTGGTTCTGTATATCTTTGTTCCAAAGGCCTATAACGGCACGTTTGGAAAGATTCCGTTCCTGCCATCGGCTGATGTACAGGAAACGGCGACACCTTCCGCAACGCCGACGGCTACCATTGAAACAACGCCGACCGTTGAAGCGACCGCAACACCTGACGCATCTGCAGATGCCAGTGCGACAGCTTCGTCTTCCAGCGAAACGACGGCAACCGCTTCACCTGCCGCAACCGCAACTGCCACAGCAACTGCAAGCACAACGACAACGGGCAGCGCCATCGGTCGCGCCACGGTCAATGTCAGCGGCCTCAACATCCGCTCCTCTGCCTCTACCGGAGGATCGGTTGTCGGAACCGCAACCAGCGGGCAGACCTATGATGTCTACTCATCGACAACGTCCGGCGGCTATACGTGGTACCAGATCGGCAATAACCAGTGGATCGCCGATAATGGTTCCTGGGTTACCTACAAGGCGAATTAA
- the hprK gene encoding HPr(Ser) kinase/phosphatase produces MADNTEYTKRVMIGDIVEFMHLKQVTGDAASLNRWVVIPDLNRPGFELSGYYKPTEPRRIVIFGQKEYNYIQDLSEEEQRKRYQSITDGLTPMIIVTHGNEVPPVLAEVGRERNFPIFTTPVVTYQVMVDLITYLDEHLAQEQSISGELLLVYGKGILITGESGMGKSEAALELIRDGQVLVADDRVDVQKIHNVLVGHAPDILKGMMEIRGIGIVDVERMYGANCLSARANIDLRIHLTPFDPKKEYMRIGDEERQFTNILDVQVPTLELPVSPGRSTSSVIEAAVMNFLLEEEGYHSSAMFKQRLRNTLIREDQEQEEEKKENAQ; encoded by the coding sequence ATGGCAGACAATACGGAATATACAAAGCGCGTCATGATCGGTGATATCGTCGAATTCATGCATCTGAAGCAGGTGACCGGAGATGCGGCGTCGCTCAATCGCTGGGTCGTGATTCCGGATCTGAACCGCCCGGGCTTTGAGCTGTCAGGCTACTATAAGCCGACGGAGCCGCGGCGTATCGTTATCTTCGGACAGAAGGAATACAACTATATCCAGGATCTCAGCGAAGAGGAGCAGCGCAAACGCTATCAGTCCATTACCGACGGTCTGACGCCGATGATCATCGTGACGCATGGCAACGAGGTTCCGCCCGTCCTTGCCGAAGTTGGACGGGAGCGCAACTTCCCCATCTTTACGACACCGGTTGTGACGTATCAGGTGATGGTCGATCTGATCACCTACCTCGATGAGCATCTCGCCCAGGAACAAAGCATCTCCGGCGAACTTCTGCTGGTGTATGGCAAAGGCATCCTGATTACGGGCGAATCGGGCATGGGCAAATCGGAAGCCGCCCTCGAACTGATCCGCGACGGGCAGGTACTGGTTGCTGACGATCGCGTCGATGTGCAGAAGATTCATAACGTCCTCGTCGGTCATGCGCCGGATATTCTCAAGGGGATGATGGAGATCCGCGGCATCGGCATCGTCGATGTTGAACGCATGTATGGCGCCAACTGCCTCTCGGCCCGCGCCAACATTGATCTGCGCATCCATTTGACGCCGTTTGATCCCAAGAAGGAATACATGCGCATCGGCGACGAAGAGCGCCAGTTCACCAACATCCTCGATGTCCAGGTTCCGACCTTGGAGCTGCCCGTTTCCCCGGGCCGTTCCACGTCATCCGTCATTGAAGCGGCTGTCATGAACTTCCTGCTCGAAGAGGAAGGCTACCATTCCTCGGCCATGTTCAAGCAGCGCCTGCGCAATACGCTGATCAGAGAGGATCAGGAACAGGAAGAAGAGAAAAAGGAGAATGCTCAATGA
- a CDS encoding aldo/keto reductase — translation MKTVRLKDGTVIPALGQGTWEMGEDPSKHEQELGALRYGIEHGMTLIDTAEMYGEGKSEQLVGEAVRGYDRSKLYLVSKVYPWNAGREHIFKSCEQSLKRLGTDYLDLYLLHWRGEVPLSETVACMNELVKKRMIRHWGVSNFEVKDMEELMAAGGEDCVTDQVLYHLGSRGVEYDLVPWLKKHNMLTMSYSPLVRTVELRKRIVTHPAVKKVAADHHVTETQVMLAFLIHDPTVFAVPKASTIEHVKMNCAVLDVELGESEYAMLSDAFPVPDHKVELDMF, via the coding sequence ATGAAGACAGTAAGACTGAAAGATGGAACGGTAATACCTGCCCTTGGGCAGGGGACCTGGGAAATGGGCGAAGATCCTTCGAAACATGAGCAGGAGCTTGGAGCCCTGCGCTATGGCATCGAACATGGAATGACACTGATCGATACGGCCGAGATGTATGGAGAAGGAAAGTCGGAGCAGCTGGTCGGCGAAGCAGTCCGGGGATATGATCGCTCGAAACTGTATCTTGTTTCGAAGGTATATCCATGGAATGCGGGACGAGAGCACATCTTTAAGAGCTGCGAACAGTCGCTGAAGAGGCTTGGCACTGACTATCTGGATCTGTATCTTCTCCACTGGCGCGGCGAAGTGCCGCTGTCCGAGACAGTTGCGTGCATGAACGAACTGGTAAAGAAACGTATGATCCGCCACTGGGGCGTCAGTAACTTCGAAGTGAAGGACATGGAAGAACTGATGGCGGCGGGCGGCGAAGACTGCGTCACCGACCAGGTGCTGTATCATCTTGGCTCCCGTGGCGTGGAATATGATCTGGTACCGTGGCTGAAGAAGCACAATATGTTGACGATGTCGTATTCGCCGCTGGTGCGTACCGTTGAGCTGCGGAAGCGGATTGTGACACATCCGGCAGTGAAGAAGGTGGCTGCCGATCATCACGTCACGGAAACACAGGTGATGCTCGCATTTCTGATTCATGATCCGACGGTGTTTGCGGTACCGAAAGCTTCAACGATTGAACATGTGAAGATGAACTGCGCCGTCCTGGATGTGGAACTGGGTGAAAGTGAATATGCGATGTTGTCGGATGCGTTTCCGGTTCCGGATCATAAGGTTGAGCTGGATATGTTTTGA